The following are encoded in a window of Sminthopsis crassicaudata isolate SCR6 chromosome 3, ASM4859323v1, whole genome shotgun sequence genomic DNA:
- the LOC141560708 gene encoding vesicle-associated membrane protein 4: protein MPPKFKRHLNDDDVTGSVKSERRNLLEEDSDEEEDFFLRGPSGPKFGPRNDKIRHVQNQVDEVIDVMQENITKVIERGERLDELQDKSESLSDNATAFSNRSKQLRRQMWWRGCKMKAIMALVAVILLLVIIIPIVLKYRT, encoded by the coding sequence ATGCCTCCTAAATTCAAGCGCCACCTAAATGATGATGATGTCACTGGTTCCGtgaaaagtgaaagaagaaatcTTCTAGAAGAAGATTCAGATGAAGaagaggattttttcttaagagGCCCATCTGGACCAAAATTTGGACCTCGGAATGACAAAATTAGACATGTACAGAATCAGGTAGATGAAGTAATTGATGTCATgcaagaaaatattacaaaagtgATTGAAAGAGGAGAAAGACTGGATGAACTACAAGACAAATCAGAAAGCTTGTCAGATAATGCAACAGCTTTTAGCAACAGATCAAAACAGCTTCGAAGACAAATGTGGTGGCGTGGATGCAAAATGAAGGCCATCATGGCTCTAGTTGCAGTTATCCTTTTGCTGGTGATTATCATTCCTATTGTCCTGAAATATCGGACTTGA